In one window of Anser cygnoides isolate HZ-2024a breed goose chromosome 3, Taihu_goose_T2T_genome, whole genome shotgun sequence DNA:
- the KLHL32 gene encoding kelch-like protein 32 isoform X5 has protein sequence MVYDPKQNKWLSRSPMLQRRVYHSMAAVQRKLYVLGGNDLDYNNDRILVRHIDSYSIDTDQWTRCSFNMLTGQNESGVAVHNGRIYLVGGYSIWTNEPLACIQVLDVSKEGKEEVFYGPTLPFASNGIAACFLPAPYFTCPNLQTLQVPHHRIGTM, from the exons aataaGTGGTTAAGCCGTAGCCCAATGCTGCAGAGGAGAGTGTATCACTCCATGGCTGCTGTCCAAAGGAAACTGTACGTGTTAGGTGGGAACGACCTGGACTACAACAATGACCGGATCCTGGTTCGGCACATAGACTCTTACAGCATAGACACTGACCAGTGGACGCGTTGCAGCTTCAACATGTTGACAG GTCAAAACGAGTCTGGAGTCGCCGTCCACAATGGTAGAATATATCTCGTTGGCGGCTATTCGATTTGGACAAATGAGCCTTTGGCATGTATCCAG GTGCTGGACGTTagcaaggaagggaaggaagaagtttTCTATGGGCCTACACTCCCATTTGCTTCCAATGGAATAGCGGCGTGCTTTCTCCCAGCTCCTTACTTCACATGCCCCAACCTTCAGACTCTGCAAGTGCCTCACCACAGGATCGGCACAATGTGA